ACGAAAATCCAATATATAGCGATAAATCTTTTTGACTTTGAATAGCATAAACATAAAACATATTTTTGTTGATTGCCACCCTGCGGGTGGTCACCCGTAGGGTGAAAAATCTGGTGTCCTAACCACTAGACGATGGGGCCAGATATTATTAACATACCAAAAATATTGAAAAATGGCAAGAAAAAATAAAAACTGCCCGCAACAGATATGTCGCGGGTCTAACGTATCGGGATAATCGAAGTTTTTATTTTCTTTCCTTGTCGTTTAAAAGAAAGAGAAAATAAAAATTTGGGTTAGAGACAAATGCAACTCATTAATGTAAGTAATAAATCGCATTTGCCCTGAACCGCTTATCCCGTGTTATACGCCGTCATAAAAAGCCTCTATTCCTTATTTGTATTTAAGATTTTTGGCAATTTATTTTTCCTGTTGAATTTGAATAATTTCTGCCGCTTCTAATAATGTTTGAGTTGCAGGTACGATAAGTACATCGCTATCCTTTCTCTTCATCTGAATTGCTTTGTTTCTCATGTGAACCTCGGACCATTTCAATAAATCACCAACTAAGTTGTTATCGCGTACAATTTTAACCACTTCTTGCAGCGACTTTTGCCAAATATCAATTTTGTTCAAAGGTTCTCTTAAGACTCGTTCTTCGCCAAGCATACCATACCATTCTTTTTTATCTTTTGACTCAGGTGCGTTTTCAATATCAAGATCTTTATAAATTGTTTGTTCGCAACCTTTAAAATCTTCAGAGGCTCTAAGCGTAGAATCTTCTTTGACTTCGAAGACTCCTTTGTCGCCTATCTTTGGTATGTTGTTTTGTTCTTTTTCCATAATTGTGTTGGTTAATTACTTAAGATGATTAAATTATATCACGAGTTATATCGACTCGTCAAAAATAAATCGCCAAAATCATCATTCAAATTTCATAATTGGCTTTTTATTATGCCGTATAACGTTTAGGAATATCTGATGTTTGCCGTAGCGTAGCGGAGACAAATATGGATGGAGCGACGGCAGGAGCGAGCCAGATATACGCTGTTATACGCTGTCGGTTCGGTAATACTTATAACCAAAAATTAGTATCATAATAAAAAAATAAACGAAAAGGCCATAGTCATGAAAAAATAGGCACGTGGATGCTAACATCGGAATGACAGATGCAGTCCAAATTAACGGCAGGGATATAAAAGCAAAAATAACAGTTGCAACCAAAGAGCTTCCAAAAAATATTATTGCTGGTTTTGCTAGTTTATTTTTTTGTTTTTCAAATAGATGTTTAGAATAAATGAATCCTGCCAACCACACCCAAACTAAATTAAAAAAGATTGTATAATTGGTAACAATCTCAATATGATGTTGCTTAAAGGAATCCGTTAACTTTGGAAACAGTGTCTTGTCCATAACTATATCTACTGTTAAATAAACAGCAATCAGCATAACAACCATAATAATTTTTAGTAACTTGTTATCTTTCATTTTTTTTATCTCCTTTTATAAAATTAGAATTTATTCTGCTTATATTTTTTTCTGTGTTACCGAAACGATTGCGTATAACGTTCCGGCATATCTGATGTTTGCCGTAGCGTAGCGGAGACAAATATGAGTGGAGGCTTTTGTATAAAATCCGTAACCAGATATGTCGTGTTAGCTGATGTAAATTAAATTTTTATGCTTAAGTGCTTGCGTATCTTATCATCAAGAGAGAAGTTCTTTATTTTTCCAGGTTTCTGTAAGAAATTTTCAAAACCCATCCTACTGTATCTTGGCACCAAATGCCAATGAACTTGTTTTACCTCATCCATATATAATAAATATACTTTTTTCACCTTTAACGCTTTTAACATTGCATTTCTGATTTCGTTCACTCTTTCCATTAAATATTTGTAGTTTTTTCTAGTGAGTAAATGCAGGTCAGTCACCTTTTCTTTCCAGACAACAACTGTATGACCTTCTATGATTGGTTCATTGGCTAAACAAGCATAAAGTTTTTTGTCCTCATAGATAATTGCGTTTTTGTATGGTTTTGGAAGCATAAAAATTTAATTTATTTCCGATAACATCGGGCTTATGAGAAGTTTCTGGAGCGAAGCGGAAGAAATTTGGGAAAATTGCGAGCCGAGCAATTTTCCTCATAAGCCTTGTTAGCAGACCCGAAGGAGCAAGGCGACTGAGAGTGCAGCGTGGCAAGCGACCGAGAGGGAGCGTAGAGTTCGGGGCTAGCCGTAAATCATTCAATTCTATAAAATCTATCATATTCGCCTTTTAATCCCTTTAATTTAGATAATGTGCTTTGGGGAATAAAATGCAAACATAACTCTTCTAAGAACAGGTTGCCTGAATCGGTTAAATAGATTTCATTTTCATTTTCCTTTAACAATTCTA
This is a stretch of genomic DNA from Patescibacteria group bacterium. It encodes these proteins:
- a CDS encoding HIT family protein, translating into MLPKPYKNAIIYEDKKLYACLANEPIIEGHTVVVWKEKVTDLHLLTRKNYKYLMERVNEIRNAMLKALKVKKVYLLYMDEVKQVHWHLVPRYSRMGFENFLQKPGKIKNFSLDDKIRKHLSIKI